A genome region from Gigantopelta aegis isolate Gae_Host chromosome 3, Gae_host_genome, whole genome shotgun sequence includes the following:
- the LOC121369178 gene encoding uncharacterized protein LOC121369178 isoform X1, translating into MHVSTMMFLFQCRITMKILVLAVIIAAAAAHNERSLGDFLASATKGTKLGAAFEVIDAFGKVSKLIEDLKHIAPTAHTALTDSIKDIKGSIKSIVSHLARDVVSGLKKRGLADFLASATKGTKLGAAFDVINAFGKVSKFIKDLKNIAPAAHKALTGSIKDIKDSMNTITSKLTGEIESNLGKRGLSDFLASATKGTKLGAAFDVINAFGKISKFIKDLKNIAPAAHKALTGSIKAIKDSMNNITSKLTGEIESNLGKRGLGDFLASATKGTKLGAAFDIISAFGKVSKFIKDLKNVAPAAHEALTSSIKAIKDSMNNITSKLTGEIESNLGKRGLADFLASATKGTKLGAAFDIISAFGKVSKFIKDLKNIAPAAHKALTGSIKAIKDSMNNITSKLTGEIESNLGKRGLADFLASATKGTKLGAAFDVINAFGKISKFIKDLKNIAPAAHKALTGSIKAIKDSMNNITSKLTGEIESNLGKRGLADFLASATKGTKLGAAFDVINAFGKISKFIKDLKNIAPAAHKALTGSIKAIKDSMNNITSKLTGEIESNLGRRSLSDLLASVTKGTSLGKAFDIISAFSKVSKLISDVKHIAPAAHAALTDSIKEVKGAMSNIVSQLVHAL; encoded by the exons ATGCATGTTTCGaccatgatgtttttgtttcaatGCAGGATTACAATGAAGATCCTGGTACTAGCAGTTATCATTGCTGCAGCAGCAGCTCACAATG AAAGAAGTCTTGGAGACTTTCTTGCAAGTGCCACCAAGGGCACCAAACTTGGGGCTGCGTTTGAGGTGATCGACGCGTTTGGGAAAGTGAGCAAGTTAATCGAGGACCTGAAACACATCGCCCCCACTGCTCACACCGCGCTCACCGACAGCATCAAAGACATCAAAGGAAGCATAAAGAGCATCGTCTCCCACCTCGCCCGAGACGTCGTGTCTGGCCTAA AAAAGCGAGGTCTGGCAGACTTTCTTGCAAGTGCCACCAAGGGTACCAAATTGGGGGCAGCATTTGATGTGATAAACGCCTTTGGTAAAGTGAGCAAATTCATCAAAGACTTGAAGAATATTGCCCCCGCCGCACACAAAGCTCTGACCGGCAGCATCAAAGACATCAAGGATAGCATGAACACCATCACTTCAAAACTCACCGGAGAAATCGAATCCAATTTGG GAAAACGGGGACTATCAGACTTTCTTGCCAGTGCCACCAAGGGTACCAAATTGGGGGCTGCATTTGATGTGATCAACGCCTTTGGGAAAATCAGCAAGTTTATCAAAGACTTGAAGAATATTGCCCCCGCCGCCCACAAAGCTCTGACCGGCAGCATCAAAGCCATCAAGGATAGCATGAACAACATCACTTCAAAACTCACCGGAGAAATCGAATCCAATCTGG GAAAACGGGGATTAGGAGACTTTCTTGCCAGTGCCACCAAGGGTACCAAATTGGGGGCTGCATTTGATATCATCAGCGCTTTTGGTAAAGTGAGCAAGTTCATCAAAGACTTGAAGAATGTTGCCCCCGCCGCACACGAAGCTCTGACCAGCAGCATCAAAGCCATCAAGGATAGCATGAACAACATCACTTCAAAACTCACTGGAGAAATCGAATCCAATTTAG GAAAACGGGGACTAGCAGACTTTCTTGCCAGTGCCACCAAGGGAACCAAATTGGGGGCTGCTTTTGATATCATCAGCGCTTTTGGTAAAGTGAGCAAGTTCATCAAAGACTTGAAGAATATTGCCCCCGCCGCACACAAAGCTCTGACCGGTAGCATCAAAGCCATCAAGGATAGCATGAACAACATCACTTCAAAACTCACCGGAGAAATCGAATCCAATCTAG GAAAACGGGGTCTAGCAGACTTTCTTGCCAGTGCCACCAAGGGTACCAAATTGGGGGCTGCATTTGATGTGATCAACGCCTTTGGGAAAATCAGCAAGTTCATCAAAGACTTGAAGAATATTGCCCCCGCCGCACACAAAGCCCTGACCGGCAGCATCAAAGCCATCAAGGATAGCATGAACAACATCACTTCAAAACTCACCGGAGAAATCGAATCCAATTTAG GAAAACGGGGTCTAGCAGACTTTCTTGCCAGTGCCACCAAGGGTACCAAATTGGGGGCTGCATTTGATGTGATCAACGCCTTTGGGAAAATCAGCAAATTCATCAAAGACTTGAAGAATATTGCCCCCGCCGCACACAAAGCTCTGACCGGCAGCATCAAAGCCATCAAGGATAGCATGAACAACATCACTTCAAAACTCACCGGAGAAATCGAATCCAATTTGG GAAGACGTTCTTTAAGCGACCTCCTTGCAAGTGTTACGAAGGGAACATCACTGGGAAAAGCGTTCGATATTATCAGTGCGTTTAGTAAAGTGAGCAAACTGATCAGCGACGTGAAGCACATCGCCCCCGCGGCCCACGCTGCTCTCACTGACAGCATCAAGGAAGTTAAGGGCGCCATGAGCAACATCGTCTCTCAACTCGTCCACGCGCTGTGA
- the LOC121369178 gene encoding uncharacterized protein LOC121369178 isoform X2, whose translation MHVSTMMFLFQCRITMKILVLAVIIAAAAAHNERSLGDFLASATKGTKLGAAFEVIDAFGKVSKLIEDLKHIAPTAHTALTDSIKDIKGSIKSIVSHLARDVVSGLKKRGLADFLASATKGTKLGAAFDVINAFGKVSKFIKDLKNIAPAAHKALTGSIKDIKDSMNTITSKLTGEIESNLGKRGLSDFLASATKGTKLGAAFDVINAFGKISKFIKDLKNIAPAAHKALTGSIKAIKDSMNNITSKLTGEIESNLGKRGLADFLASATKGTKLGAAFDIISAFGKVSKFIKDLKNIAPAAHKALTGSIKAIKDSMNNITSKLTGEIESNLGKRGLADFLASATKGTKLGAAFDVINAFGKISKFIKDLKNIAPAAHKALTGSIKAIKDSMNNITSKLTGEIESNLGKRGLADFLASATKGTKLGAAFDVINAFGKISKFIKDLKNIAPAAHKALTGSIKAIKDSMNNITSKLTGEIESNLGRRSLSDLLASVTKGTSLGKAFDIISAFSKVSKLISDVKHIAPAAHAALTDSIKEVKGAMSNIVSQLVHAL comes from the exons ATGCATGTTTCGaccatgatgtttttgtttcaatGCAGGATTACAATGAAGATCCTGGTACTAGCAGTTATCATTGCTGCAGCAGCAGCTCACAATG AAAGAAGTCTTGGAGACTTTCTTGCAAGTGCCACCAAGGGCACCAAACTTGGGGCTGCGTTTGAGGTGATCGACGCGTTTGGGAAAGTGAGCAAGTTAATCGAGGACCTGAAACACATCGCCCCCACTGCTCACACCGCGCTCACCGACAGCATCAAAGACATCAAAGGAAGCATAAAGAGCATCGTCTCCCACCTCGCCCGAGACGTCGTGTCTGGCCTAA AAAAGCGAGGTCTGGCAGACTTTCTTGCAAGTGCCACCAAGGGTACCAAATTGGGGGCAGCATTTGATGTGATAAACGCCTTTGGTAAAGTGAGCAAATTCATCAAAGACTTGAAGAATATTGCCCCCGCCGCACACAAAGCTCTGACCGGCAGCATCAAAGACATCAAGGATAGCATGAACACCATCACTTCAAAACTCACCGGAGAAATCGAATCCAATTTGG GAAAACGGGGACTATCAGACTTTCTTGCCAGTGCCACCAAGGGTACCAAATTGGGGGCTGCATTTGATGTGATCAACGCCTTTGGGAAAATCAGCAAGTTTATCAAAGACTTGAAGAATATTGCCCCCGCCGCCCACAAAGCTCTGACCGGCAGCATCAAAGCCATCAAGGATAGCATGAACAACATCACTTCAAAACTCACCGGAGAAATCGAATCCAATCTGG GAAAACGGGGACTAGCAGACTTTCTTGCCAGTGCCACCAAGGGAACCAAATTGGGGGCTGCTTTTGATATCATCAGCGCTTTTGGTAAAGTGAGCAAGTTCATCAAAGACTTGAAGAATATTGCCCCCGCCGCACACAAAGCTCTGACCGGTAGCATCAAAGCCATCAAGGATAGCATGAACAACATCACTTCAAAACTCACCGGAGAAATCGAATCCAATCTAG GAAAACGGGGTCTAGCAGACTTTCTTGCCAGTGCCACCAAGGGTACCAAATTGGGGGCTGCATTTGATGTGATCAACGCCTTTGGGAAAATCAGCAAGTTCATCAAAGACTTGAAGAATATTGCCCCCGCCGCACACAAAGCCCTGACCGGCAGCATCAAAGCCATCAAGGATAGCATGAACAACATCACTTCAAAACTCACCGGAGAAATCGAATCCAATTTAG GAAAACGGGGTCTAGCAGACTTTCTTGCCAGTGCCACCAAGGGTACCAAATTGGGGGCTGCATTTGATGTGATCAACGCCTTTGGGAAAATCAGCAAATTCATCAAAGACTTGAAGAATATTGCCCCCGCCGCACACAAAGCTCTGACCGGCAGCATCAAAGCCATCAAGGATAGCATGAACAACATCACTTCAAAACTCACCGGAGAAATCGAATCCAATTTGG GAAGACGTTCTTTAAGCGACCTCCTTGCAAGTGTTACGAAGGGAACATCACTGGGAAAAGCGTTCGATATTATCAGTGCGTTTAGTAAAGTGAGCAAACTGATCAGCGACGTGAAGCACATCGCCCCCGCGGCCCACGCTGCTCTCACTGACAGCATCAAGGAAGTTAAGGGCGCCATGAGCAACATCGTCTCTCAACTCGTCCACGCGCTGTGA